A DNA window from Moorella thermoacetica contains the following coding sequences:
- the hisZ gene encoding ATP phosphoribosyltransferase regulatory subunit has translation MASNLPLQLPAGVSDLLPPEAAALRQLEQRLLNCFRSWGYQEVMTPTFEFATTFQAGSPAGEEGALYKFIDCQGRVLALRPEMTAPIARLVATSLRRRELPLRLGYSARVFRYEEPQAGRRREFHQAGVELIGAGGVAGDVEIIALAVESLAQAGLEDFRLGLGQVAVTKGVLQDLALPPEAVAGIKSALASKDLVALERIYDEYHLEGERRRRLELLATIHGGREALEEARACFGRTAAAASLAELSRVWEALGAAGLEKWLFIDLGILRDFDYYTGIVFEGYVPGLGAPVCGGGRYDGLLAQFGYPCPATGFALGLERLLLARGETAPASLAGGYLVAGRDLAALLKRARELRSKGTAVVLDGESRSRQEAAARAAARGLNLEWIGE, from the coding sequence TTGGCCAGCAACCTTCCCCTCCAGCTACCGGCCGGGGTAAGTGATCTTCTACCGCCGGAGGCGGCCGCCCTCCGGCAGCTGGAGCAGCGACTGTTAAATTGTTTTCGCAGCTGGGGTTACCAGGAAGTAATGACCCCGACCTTTGAATTCGCCACTACCTTTCAGGCCGGCTCCCCGGCCGGGGAAGAAGGGGCCCTCTACAAGTTTATCGACTGCCAGGGGCGGGTCCTGGCCCTACGGCCGGAAATGACCGCCCCCATTGCCCGCCTGGTGGCAACCTCCCTGCGGCGCCGGGAACTACCCCTGCGCCTGGGGTATAGCGCCCGGGTCTTCCGCTATGAGGAGCCCCAGGCCGGCCGCCGGCGGGAGTTTCACCAGGCCGGCGTCGAACTTATTGGCGCCGGGGGAGTGGCCGGAGATGTCGAGATTATCGCCCTGGCGGTGGAGAGTCTGGCGCAGGCCGGTCTGGAGGATTTCCGGCTGGGCCTGGGCCAGGTGGCCGTGACCAAAGGCGTTCTCCAGGATCTGGCTCTGCCGCCCGAAGCGGTGGCCGGTATCAAATCCGCCCTGGCCAGCAAGGACCTGGTAGCCCTGGAACGGATCTATGATGAGTACCATCTGGAAGGTGAACGCCGGCGGCGCTTGGAGCTGCTGGCCACCATCCACGGTGGCCGGGAAGCCCTGGAGGAAGCCCGGGCTTGTTTCGGCCGGACGGCTGCGGCCGCTTCCCTGGCAGAGTTGTCCCGGGTCTGGGAGGCCCTGGGGGCCGCCGGCCTGGAGAAGTGGCTTTTTATCGACCTTGGTATTCTGCGGGACTTTGATTATTATACGGGCATTGTCTTTGAAGGTTATGTGCCGGGCCTGGGAGCCCCGGTTTGCGGCGGCGGCCGTTATGACGGCCTGCTGGCCCAGTTCGGTTATCCCTGCCCGGCTACGGGTTTTGCCCTGGGCCTGGAGCGGTTGCTCCTGGCCCGGGGAGAGACGGCACCGGCCTCGCTTGCGGGAGGCTACCTGGTGGCCGGGCGGGACCTGGCTGCCCTCCTGAAAAGGGCGCGGGAATTGCGCAGCAAAGGAACGGCGGTAGTTCTCGACGGCGAGAGCCGGAGCCGCCAGGAGGCGGCAGCCCGGGCCGCCGCCCGCGGCTTGAACCTGGAATGGATCGGGGAGTAA
- a CDS encoding YerC/YecD family TrpR-related protein: MVSDKLRDPQVDDLFRAILALEDIDECYRFFEDLCTTAEIKAMAQRLAVARLLRRGVTYTAIAEATGASTATISRVKRFLNYGADGYKLILERLEGNGK; the protein is encoded by the coding sequence ATGGTAAGCGATAAGTTGCGCGATCCTCAGGTTGATGATCTCTTCCGGGCCATCCTGGCCCTGGAAGATATTGATGAGTGTTACCGCTTCTTTGAAGACCTCTGTACTACCGCCGAAATCAAAGCCATGGCCCAGCGCCTGGCCGTAGCTCGTCTCCTGCGCCGGGGAGTGACCTATACGGCCATCGCCGAAGCCACCGGGGCCAGCACGGCCACCATCAGCCGGGTCAAACGCTTTTTAAACTACGGCGCTGATGGCTATAAATTAATCCTGGAGCGCCTGGAGGGTAATGGTAAGTAG
- a CDS encoding Ger(x)C family spore germination protein, giving the protein MIWCRRVLAAVLLILGLPTLSGCWSRHEIEELAIIMAVALDSAPGGQVRLTTFVVIPRAVGGGPSMGGGGGGEPKKAGEVVSAVGSDFAQATRRLEGQVPRRLFWAQNRVIIIGEDLARRGLNYLDLFLRDRQMRLTTPILITKGEARKVLDLPPGIELNPGTILTGILRNRTTFKVELKDLLAMWEAPGDNPALPEVVMTPTPEQESKETGGEGRDAKGGGNEGGGKGKTQPEAVVIKGAGAFRYDRLAGWLDEKEANGLMWLRGEVTEGVVTVPLPAGATGTGQGTAGGLSSTTGKGGSPGQGQTPGAEKGGNRDLPLAQTTLSAPAQVSVVFHRVSAKTKAQVQGQQVTFMVGIRGQGDLIEVTGNFNPDNQEQLLSLQEAVNKAIEERVLLALRKAQQEFQTDIFGFGEILHRSNPRYWHQVQDHWNEEFTRARVQVQVELQLRRTGMTNRTPGRVGAVGGKVSTQGMTR; this is encoded by the coding sequence ATGATCTGGTGCCGGCGGGTACTGGCTGCTGTCTTGCTGATCCTGGGCCTGCCCACCCTATCTGGTTGTTGGAGCCGGCATGAGATTGAGGAACTGGCTATTATCATGGCGGTAGCCCTGGATAGTGCTCCCGGGGGCCAGGTACGCCTGACTACCTTTGTAGTTATCCCCAGGGCCGTAGGCGGCGGCCCCTCCATGGGCGGCGGTGGTGGCGGTGAACCCAAAAAAGCGGGCGAGGTCGTCAGCGCCGTTGGTAGCGACTTTGCCCAGGCGACCAGGCGCCTGGAAGGACAGGTGCCGCGGCGCCTCTTTTGGGCCCAGAACAGGGTGATAATTATAGGCGAGGACCTGGCCCGGCGCGGCCTCAATTACTTAGACCTCTTCCTCCGTGATCGCCAGATGCGCCTGACAACGCCTATTTTAATCACCAAGGGCGAAGCGCGTAAGGTGCTGGACCTGCCGCCGGGGATCGAGCTGAATCCCGGTACCATCCTGACGGGGATCTTGCGTAATCGCACCACGTTTAAAGTGGAGTTAAAGGACCTCCTGGCTATGTGGGAGGCGCCCGGAGACAACCCGGCCCTGCCGGAGGTGGTTATGACGCCGACACCGGAGCAGGAGAGCAAGGAAACAGGCGGCGAGGGTCGGGACGCTAAAGGAGGCGGCAACGAAGGAGGAGGGAAAGGGAAAACACAACCCGAGGCTGTGGTAATTAAAGGCGCCGGCGCCTTCCGTTACGACCGCCTGGCTGGCTGGCTCGACGAAAAGGAGGCTAACGGGCTGATGTGGCTGCGGGGAGAGGTAACGGAGGGGGTTGTTACGGTACCCCTGCCCGCCGGAGCCACGGGAACGGGGCAGGGTACGGCTGGTGGCCTAAGTTCAACCACGGGTAAGGGAGGCAGTCCCGGTCAGGGACAGACCCCCGGCGCGGAGAAGGGGGGTAACCGGGATCTGCCCCTGGCGCAAACCACCCTCTCCGCGCCGGCTCAGGTTTCCGTCGTCTTTCACCGCGTTAGCGCCAAAACCAAGGCCCAGGTTCAGGGCCAGCAGGTTACCTTTATGGTGGGGATCCGTGGTCAAGGAGACTTGATAGAGGTGACGGGTAACTTTAATCCCGATAACCAGGAACAGTTGCTCTCTCTCCAGGAGGCCGTCAACAAGGCCATCGAGGAACGCGTTCTTCTCGCCCTGCGTAAAGCCCAGCAGGAGTTCCAGACGGATATCTTCGGTTTCGGCGAGATCCTGCACCGGAGCAACCCCCGTTACTGGCACCAGGTCCAGGATCATTGGAACGAAGAATTTACCCGGGCGCGAGTACAGGTGCAGGTGGAGTTACAGCTACGAAGGACGGGCATGACCAACAGGACCCCTGGTAGAGTGGGGGCCGTGGGCGGTAAAGTCTCCACCCAGGGCATGACGAGATAG
- a CDS encoding GerAB/ArcD/ProY family transporter has protein sequence MREEGYISPRQASVLLWFAILPTAILFLPALLALRARQDAWLAVILATMAAGVPALGIYLLAQRFPHYTLFQYCELILGRLAGKMVAMVFVLGFFLLNAVVIREFSEFLTTAVMPETPCLFFAFSIVAVAIYAARNGLEVIARCTDFIMPLLVAFIFVILLFSTPEMSLRNIFPFLENGIRPVLGGTLITWPFLGQVIILATYGAFVNPPRSLGWSLISGLVGIAFFLGLVTMGVILVFGACEASSLTFAGYNLARVVSLGQFLERIEVLFLAIWVAGVFIKITLNFYVVALGLATVTGLKEYRPLVAPLGALNTALAAFMYRNISEIRQDLLMVEPGWTLTWQFILPLLLLLVAWVRGQRRTGA, from the coding sequence TTGCGGGAAGAGGGTTATATCAGCCCCCGCCAGGCAAGCGTTCTGCTATGGTTTGCCATCCTGCCCACGGCCATCCTCTTTTTGCCGGCCCTTCTGGCTTTACGTGCCCGTCAGGACGCCTGGTTGGCGGTTATCCTGGCTACAATGGCCGCCGGAGTGCCGGCACTGGGTATTTACCTGCTGGCCCAGCGCTTTCCCCATTATACCCTGTTTCAATACTGCGAGTTGATTTTAGGACGCTTGGCCGGCAAAATGGTGGCCATGGTGTTTGTCCTGGGTTTTTTCTTACTCAACGCCGTGGTCATCCGGGAGTTCAGCGAGTTTCTAACGACCGCGGTAATGCCGGAGACGCCGTGTTTATTCTTTGCCTTCAGTATTGTCGCCGTGGCTATTTATGCCGCCCGCAACGGCCTGGAGGTTATCGCCCGCTGCACAGATTTTATCATGCCCCTGCTGGTCGCTTTTATTTTTGTGATCCTTCTCTTTTCGACTCCGGAAATGTCTTTAAGGAATATCTTTCCTTTTCTAGAAAACGGCATCCGGCCGGTCCTGGGAGGAACCCTAATCACCTGGCCCTTCCTGGGCCAGGTGATTATCCTGGCCACTTATGGTGCCTTCGTCAACCCACCCCGGTCCCTGGGGTGGAGCCTCATTAGCGGTCTGGTGGGGATCGCCTTTTTCCTCGGTCTAGTTACTATGGGCGTAATCCTCGTCTTTGGTGCCTGCGAAGCCAGCAGCCTGACCTTTGCCGGTTATAACCTGGCCAGGGTTGTCTCCCTGGGCCAGTTTTTGGAGAGGATAGAGGTCCTTTTCCTGGCTATCTGGGTCGCCGGTGTCTTTATTAAAATAACCTTGAACTTCTATGTGGTCGCCCTGGGCCTGGCTACTGTTACCGGTCTGAAAGAGTACCGGCCCCTGGTGGCGCCCCTAGGGGCCTTAAATACGGCTCTAGCAGCATTTATGTATAGAAACATCAGCGAGATCCGGCAGGATTTATTGATGGTAGAACCTGGTTGGACCTTGACCTGGCAATTTATTCTACCCCTGCTGTTGCTGCTGGTAGCCTGGGTGCGAGGGCAAAGGAGGACTGGCGCTTGA
- a CDS encoding spore germination protein → MPGPYRRPLRAALFRRRQKPTQQGKQDNNKDKQGQPGSGNKHTAPYPPLEEYRLTAELKLNLEQLQNIFAKCSDVVRRDFYLGQAVKVALFYIDGLADKKLIEDTLVRTLQQAPAELARSLAERTRDLTAVMEMVMPMTDVAVVDNMGSLVKHVLNGDTVLILDGFNKGLALSTRAWEHRAVEEPITESVVRGPRESFIESLRTNTSLIRRRLKTPSLKMETVCLGRYTMTNIVITYIEDLADPAVVREVRRRLERIQIDGVLESAYIEELIEDNPDSPFPQIDHTERPDKVAAALLEGRVGILIDGTPFALIVPTVFVQFLQASEDYYERYYLSSFLRLARFVALNIALLLPAVYVAVTTFHQEMLPTNLLVKVASQREGIPFPALVEALLIELTFELLREAGVRLPRPVGQAVSIVGALVIGEAAVSASLVSPAMVIVVAMTGISSFATPSYSMAITLRLLRFIMLILAGTLGFYGIMLGLLAILVHLNTLRSFGVPYLAPVAPWNFSDFKDVVVRVPRWAMNSRPSQIGYRDPVRQGAGLKPTPPASSNPAPERGES, encoded by the coding sequence TTGCCCGGTCCTTACCGTAGACCCCTGCGGGCGGCCCTTTTCCGCCGCCGGCAAAAGCCGACCCAACAGGGCAAGCAAGATAACAATAAAGATAAACAGGGCCAGCCTGGCAGCGGGAATAAACACACGGCGCCTTACCCGCCCCTGGAAGAGTACCGGCTTACGGCCGAGCTCAAGCTCAACCTGGAGCAGCTACAAAATATATTCGCCAAGTGCAGCGATGTGGTCCGTCGCGATTTTTACCTGGGCCAGGCCGTCAAGGTAGCCCTTTTTTATATCGACGGCCTGGCTGATAAAAAGCTGATCGAGGACACTCTGGTGCGGACTCTGCAGCAGGCACCTGCGGAACTGGCCCGCTCCCTGGCGGAAAGAACCCGGGACCTGACGGCGGTTATGGAGATGGTCATGCCTATGACGGACGTGGCCGTGGTTGACAACATGGGGAGTTTGGTTAAGCACGTCCTCAACGGTGATACAGTCTTGATCCTAGACGGGTTTAACAAGGGCCTGGCCTTGAGCACCAGGGCCTGGGAGCACCGTGCCGTCGAAGAACCCATTACCGAAAGCGTAGTTCGTGGCCCCAGGGAGAGTTTTATCGAGAGCCTGCGCACCAACACCTCCCTTATCCGCCGGCGCCTGAAAACCCCGTCCCTGAAGATGGAGACTGTCTGCCTGGGTCGCTACACCATGACCAACATTGTCATTACTTACATAGAGGACCTGGCTGACCCGGCGGTGGTGCGGGAGGTGCGCCGGCGCCTGGAGCGCATTCAAATTGACGGCGTCCTGGAGAGCGCCTATATTGAGGAACTGATCGAAGACAACCCGGATTCCCCTTTTCCCCAGATCGACCACACGGAGCGACCGGACAAAGTGGCTGCCGCCCTGTTGGAGGGGCGGGTGGGCATCCTTATTGACGGCACGCCCTTCGCCCTCATTGTGCCCACCGTTTTTGTCCAGTTCCTTCAGGCCAGCGAGGATTACTATGAACGCTATTATCTTTCCAGTTTCTTACGTTTAGCCCGATTCGTAGCCCTGAATATCGCCCTCTTACTGCCGGCTGTGTACGTGGCCGTCACTACCTTTCACCAGGAGATGCTGCCTACTAACCTGCTGGTGAAGGTGGCTTCCCAGCGAGAAGGGATTCCCTTCCCTGCCTTGGTGGAGGCCCTGTTGATAGAGCTGACCTTTGAACTCCTGCGGGAGGCCGGCGTGCGCCTGCCGCGTCCGGTGGGCCAGGCGGTGAGCATTGTCGGCGCCTTGGTCATCGGCGAGGCGGCAGTCAGCGCTAGCCTGGTTTCCCCGGCCATGGTCATTGTCGTGGCTATGACGGGGATCAGCTCCTTTGCCACACCCTCTTACTCCATGGCCATTACTTTGCGCCTGCTCCGTTTCATCATGCTTATCCTGGCGGGAACCCTTGGCTTTTACGGTATCATGCTCGGCCTGCTGGCCATCCTTGTACACCTCAATACCTTGCGCTCCTTCGGCGTACCCTACCTGGCGCCGGTGGCACCCTGGAATTTTAGTGACTTTAAAGATGTCGTGGTCCGGGTGCCCCGCTGGGCCATGAACTCCCGGCCCAGCCAAATCGGCTACCGCGACCCCGTCCGCCAGGGGGCAGGTCTGAAGCCTACGCCGCCGGCCAGTTCTAATCCTGCGCCTGAAAGGGGCGAGTCTTAA
- the purD gene encoding phosphoribosylamine--glycine ligase, whose amino-acid sequence MRILVVGGGGREHALVWKIARSPRVTEIYCAPGNAGIAGLAYCVPIAADDITGLLDFARRAAIDLTVVGPEAPLVAGIVDAFQAAGLPIFGPSRGAARLEGSKIFAKELMQEAGIPTAAHATFTEPGPALAYLEEHPGPVVVKADGLAAGKGVVVAPDAATARAAVRDMFGGKFGPAGRRVILEERLEGEEVSILALCDGKTAIPLLPSQDHKRVGEGDTGPNTGGMGAYAPVPFYTPEIAAQVEERVLRPVIRTMAAAGHPYRGVLYAGLMLTREGPKVLEFNCRFGDPETQPLMLLLASDLVELMLAAVNGELAETRIAWYPGAAAGVVLAAGGYPGPYAKGDFITGLEAVAPGVEVFHAGTALVDGQVVTSGGRVVCVTARGKDLRAALDRVYDSIRAIHFQGMHYRRDIGRWALEAT is encoded by the coding sequence ATGCGTATCCTGGTAGTTGGCGGCGGCGGCCGGGAACACGCCCTGGTCTGGAAGATTGCCCGGAGTCCCAGGGTTACGGAAATCTACTGCGCCCCGGGCAACGCCGGCATCGCCGGCCTGGCCTACTGTGTGCCCATTGCTGCCGATGATATTACCGGCCTGCTGGACTTCGCCCGTCGGGCTGCCATAGATCTCACCGTCGTCGGTCCCGAGGCCCCCCTGGTGGCCGGTATCGTCGACGCCTTCCAGGCGGCCGGCCTGCCAATCTTTGGCCCCTCCCGGGGAGCGGCCCGGCTGGAAGGAAGCAAGATTTTCGCCAAAGAGTTGATGCAGGAAGCAGGCATCCCCACGGCTGCCCACGCTACCTTTACGGAGCCCGGTCCGGCCCTGGCCTACCTGGAGGAACACCCCGGACCGGTGGTGGTCAAGGCCGACGGCCTGGCAGCCGGCAAGGGCGTGGTGGTGGCCCCGGACGCGGCTACGGCCCGAGCAGCGGTCCGGGATATGTTTGGAGGCAAATTTGGTCCCGCCGGCCGGAGGGTAATCCTCGAAGAACGCCTGGAAGGGGAAGAAGTCAGCATCCTGGCCCTGTGCGATGGGAAAACAGCTATTCCCCTCCTCCCTTCCCAGGACCATAAGCGGGTGGGGGAAGGGGATACCGGCCCCAATACCGGCGGCATGGGCGCCTACGCGCCGGTGCCCTTCTATACCCCGGAGATTGCCGCCCAGGTGGAAGAAAGGGTTCTCCGGCCGGTTATCCGGACCATGGCCGCAGCCGGGCACCCCTACCGGGGCGTCCTTTACGCCGGGCTGATGCTTACCCGGGAAGGTCCCAAAGTCCTGGAGTTCAACTGTCGCTTCGGCGACCCGGAAACCCAGCCCCTGATGCTCCTTTTGGCAAGCGACCTGGTGGAGCTGATGCTAGCTGCCGTCAACGGTGAGCTGGCGGAAACGAGGATCGCCTGGTACCCCGGTGCCGCCGCCGGGGTGGTCCTGGCGGCGGGCGGTTATCCGGGCCCGTACGCCAAGGGTGATTTTATTACGGGATTGGAGGCAGTGGCACCGGGGGTGGAAGTCTTCCACGCCGGCACCGCCCTGGTGGACGGCCAGGTCGTAACGTCCGGGGGCCGGGTGGTGTGTGTAACCGCCCGGGGTAAAGATTTACGGGCCGCTTTGGACCGCGTTTATGACAGTATCAGGGCCATCCACTTCCAGGGAATGCACTACCGCCGGGATATCGGCCGTTGGGCCTTGGAGGCAACTTAA
- the purH gene encoding bifunctional phosphoribosylaminoimidazolecarboxamide formyltransferase/IMP cyclohydrolase: MSKRALISVSDKTGLVELARGLVELGWELLSTGGTARTLIAAGLPVTEVAAVTGFPEILDGRVKTLHPKIHGGILARPTPEHLAQLQEQGIQPIDLVVVNLYPFRETIARPGVTPAEAIENIDIGGPAMVRAAAKNHERVGIIVDPASYNEVLTELREKGSLSPETRRRLAAAAFAHTAAYDAAIAAYFQRLMRNEEPFPASFVLSGEKVQDLRYGENPHQGAAFYRLPAPPPGTLAGARQLQGKELSYNNLMDLDAAWNLACDFKEPVVAIIKHTNPCGVARASTPAAAYRLAYAADPVSAFGGIVACNRPVDGEMAGAMTEIFLEAVIAPSFTPEAMAILKSKSNLRLLAAGERAGCRTREYQIRPVSGGFLVQEPDYHVLEPESLKMVTARKPEAKEMADLLFAWQVVKHVKSNAIVVARDGVTLGIGAGQMNRVGAARIALEQAGARAKGAVLASDAFFPFGDTVELAAGAGITAIIQPGGSIRDEESIRAADAAGIAMVFTGIRHFRH; encoded by the coding sequence ATGTCTAAAAGGGCTCTAATCAGCGTCTCCGACAAAACCGGTCTGGTGGAACTGGCCCGCGGCCTGGTGGAACTGGGCTGGGAACTCCTTTCCACCGGCGGCACGGCCCGCACCTTAATCGCAGCCGGCCTGCCTGTGACCGAAGTGGCAGCCGTCACCGGCTTTCCCGAGATCCTTGACGGCCGGGTCAAGACCCTGCACCCGAAGATCCACGGCGGCATCCTGGCCCGGCCGACCCCCGAACACCTGGCCCAGCTCCAGGAGCAGGGCATCCAGCCCATCGACCTGGTGGTGGTCAACCTCTACCCCTTCCGGGAAACTATCGCCCGGCCCGGAGTGACGCCGGCGGAGGCCATTGAAAACATCGACATCGGCGGCCCGGCCATGGTCAGGGCGGCGGCCAAGAACCACGAGAGGGTGGGTATTATCGTCGACCCGGCCAGTTACAATGAGGTGTTAACGGAACTGAGGGAGAAAGGAAGCTTGAGCCCGGAGACCAGGCGCCGCCTGGCGGCGGCGGCCTTCGCCCATACCGCCGCCTACGACGCGGCCATTGCGGCCTATTTCCAGCGCCTCATGCGCAATGAAGAACCCTTCCCGGCCAGCTTCGTCTTAAGCGGTGAAAAGGTCCAGGACCTGCGCTACGGCGAGAACCCCCACCAGGGGGCCGCTTTCTACCGCTTGCCCGCCCCACCCCCCGGCACCCTGGCCGGGGCCCGGCAGCTCCAGGGCAAGGAGCTTTCATATAATAACCTCATGGACCTGGACGCCGCCTGGAACCTGGCCTGTGACTTCAAAGAACCGGTGGTGGCGATCATCAAACATACCAACCCCTGCGGGGTCGCCCGGGCAAGTACCCCGGCTGCGGCCTACCGCCTGGCTTACGCTGCCGACCCCGTTTCCGCCTTTGGCGGCATCGTCGCCTGCAACCGGCCGGTGGACGGCGAAATGGCCGGGGCCATGACGGAGATATTCCTGGAAGCAGTCATCGCCCCGTCTTTTACCCCGGAAGCCATGGCGATCCTGAAAAGCAAATCCAACCTGCGCCTTCTGGCCGCGGGTGAGAGGGCGGGTTGCCGTACCCGGGAATACCAGATAAGGCCCGTCAGCGGCGGCTTCCTGGTCCAGGAGCCGGACTACCATGTCCTCGAGCCGGAGAGCCTCAAGATGGTAACCGCCCGTAAACCTGAAGCCAAAGAGATGGCCGACCTGCTCTTCGCCTGGCAGGTAGTCAAACACGTCAAGTCCAACGCCATCGTGGTGGCCAGGGACGGCGTCACCCTGGGTATCGGCGCCGGCCAGATGAACCGGGTGGGGGCGGCTCGCATCGCCCTGGAGCAGGCCGGGGCCCGGGCTAAAGGCGCCGTTCTGGCTTCCGACGCCTTCTTCCCCTTCGGCGACACCGTGGAACTGGCGGCCGGGGCCGGGATCACAGCCATCATCCAGCCCGGCGGCTCTATCCGCGACGAGGAGTCGATCAGGGCTGCCGATGCCGCGGGTATAGCCATGGTTTTCACCGGCATCCGCCACTTCCGGCATTAA
- the purN gene encoding phosphoribosylglycinamide formyltransferase, whose amino-acid sequence MVASTLPIGILVSGRGSNMEAIAAAIEAGEVPARIQAVISDRPEARALELARERGLKAFCLAPGEYPSRQAYDLALATALKKEGVELVALAGFMRLLGREFLEQFPGAVINIHPALLPAFPGLNAQRQALEYGVKFSGCTVHFVDAGMDTGPIIAQAVVPVRNDDTPETLAARILAEEHRLYPRVIKWLAEGRVELRGRRVIVRI is encoded by the coding sequence ATGGTTGCGTCAACTTTACCCATTGGCATTCTGGTTTCCGGCCGCGGCAGCAACATGGAGGCCATTGCCGCTGCTATAGAGGCTGGGGAGGTGCCGGCCCGCATCCAGGCGGTCATAAGCGACCGGCCGGAGGCCCGCGCCCTGGAGCTGGCCCGGGAACGGGGGTTGAAAGCCTTCTGCCTCGCGCCCGGGGAATATCCTTCACGGCAGGCCTATGACCTGGCCCTGGCGACGGCCCTGAAAAAAGAGGGGGTGGAACTGGTAGCCCTGGCCGGTTTTATGCGCCTCCTGGGCCGGGAGTTTCTGGAACAGTTCCCGGGAGCGGTCATCAACATCCACCCGGCCCTGTTGCCTGCTTTCCCGGGGCTTAACGCCCAGCGTCAGGCCCTGGAGTACGGCGTCAAGTTTTCCGGCTGCACCGTCCACTTTGTCGACGCCGGCATGGACACCGGCCCCATCATCGCCCAGGCCGTAGTACCGGTCCGGAACGATGATACCCCGGAAACCCTGGCCGCCCGCATCCTGGCGGAGGAGCATCGCCTCTACCCCCGGGTGATCAAGTGGTTGGCCGAAGGCCGGGTAGAACTCCGGGGCCGGCGGGTAATAGTAAGAATTTGA
- the purM gene encoding phosphoribosylformylglycinamidine cyclo-ligase: MVAGEGFTYAAAGVDIAAGNRAVELMKEHVRRTFRPGVLGDLGGFGGLFALEAGRYRQPVLVAGTDGVGTKLKIAFSLDRHDTIGIDAVAMCVNDILVQGAEPLFFLDYLAVGKMVPERVARIVAGVAEGCRRAGCALIGGETAEMPGFYREDEYDLAGFAVGVVEREELLDGSRIRPGQVVLGLASSGLHSNGFSLARRVLLVEAGYTLERKLPELGRTLGEELLEPTRIYVASILPLLKEGLIKGLAHITGGGLIENPPRILPPGCSLRLDRRSWPVPPAFRLIQATGRVPEEEMYRTFNMGLGMLVVVEESDAGRVKSRLEAAGEKVFVVGEVIPGRREVEFVPGLQ, translated from the coding sequence ATGGTAGCTGGGGAAGGCTTCACCTATGCTGCCGCCGGCGTGGATATCGCCGCCGGCAACCGCGCCGTCGAATTAATGAAAGAGCATGTCCGCCGGACCTTCCGGCCGGGGGTGCTGGGGGACCTGGGTGGCTTCGGCGGCCTCTTTGCCCTGGAGGCGGGGCGTTACCGGCAGCCGGTGCTGGTGGCCGGGACCGACGGGGTGGGGACGAAGCTGAAGATAGCCTTTAGCCTGGACCGGCACGACACCATCGGCATCGACGCCGTGGCCATGTGCGTCAACGACATCCTGGTCCAGGGGGCCGAACCCCTCTTTTTCCTGGACTACCTGGCCGTGGGCAAAATGGTGCCGGAAAGGGTGGCCCGGATTGTCGCCGGGGTGGCCGAAGGGTGCCGCCGGGCTGGTTGCGCCCTCATCGGCGGCGAGACGGCCGAGATGCCCGGCTTTTACCGGGAGGATGAATACGACCTGGCCGGATTTGCCGTCGGTGTTGTGGAACGGGAGGAGCTTTTGGACGGTAGCCGCATCCGGCCCGGGCAGGTAGTCCTGGGACTGGCATCCAGTGGCCTGCATTCCAATGGCTTTTCCCTGGCCCGGCGGGTTTTGTTGGTGGAAGCCGGTTATACCCTGGAACGGAAACTGCCGGAACTGGGCCGAACCCTGGGAGAAGAACTCCTGGAACCGACGCGGATTTATGTGGCCAGTATTTTACCCTTGCTGAAAGAAGGACTTATAAAGGGCCTGGCCCACATCACCGGCGGTGGGCTGATTGAGAACCCGCCGCGCATCCTGCCGCCGGGTTGCAGCCTGCGCCTGGATCGGCGCAGCTGGCCGGTGCCGCCCGCTTTCCGGCTCATCCAGGCTACCGGCAGGGTGCCTGAGGAAGAAATGTACCGCACCTTCAATATGGGTCTGGGGATGCTGGTGGTGGTTGAGGAAAGCGACGCCGGCAGGGTAAAGTCCCGGTTGGAGGCCGCAGGCGAGAAGGTTTTTGTCGTTGGTGAGGTTATTCCCGGCCGGCGGGAAGTGGAATTTGTGCCCGGTTTGCAATAA